From one Pedobacter faecalis genomic stretch:
- a CDS encoding TlpA disulfide reductase family protein — MKKLKYLSGVFLALLTLTMTSRAQNTVLSGKLKGLANGTIEIFYNKDGVSATDTLTASNDAFIWKADLEEPVRIALITGRKNYYFFAEPGRMKLTGIKDSLASYKLTGAPMQRDNDVFVAMTKDLRVQWDSLYVRLKSATSEAKKAAIEQQRDENRKQFALRTAQFIANHPKSSFSVYLVGLEGEYQEKSRLYAMLHESAKQTRAGKRIAGLLSVMANSQIGTQVKDFVQADTAGKPVSFSEFKGKYVLVDFWASWCMPCRAENPSVLKAYNTFKEKGFTVLGISLDDKAANWKKAIRDDKMPWTQLSDLKGWDNEVSVFFGIRAIPSNLLVDPSGKIVAKDLRGEMLENKLRELLD; from the coding sequence ATGAAAAAACTGAAATACCTGAGTGGTGTATTCCTTGCACTGCTTACCCTGACCATGACTTCCCGAGCACAAAACACTGTGCTTTCGGGAAAGCTCAAGGGACTTGCCAACGGCACCATTGAAATCTTTTACAATAAGGACGGGGTATCTGCAACAGATACCCTAACCGCATCCAATGATGCCTTTATCTGGAAAGCGGACCTGGAAGAACCTGTGCGGATTGCCCTGATAACCGGCCGTAAAAATTATTATTTTTTTGCCGAGCCCGGTCGCATGAAGCTCACCGGAATAAAGGACTCCCTGGCATCTTACAAACTGACCGGCGCACCGATGCAACGCGATAATGATGTGTTTGTAGCCATGACCAAGGACTTAAGGGTACAGTGGGATTCGCTGTATGTGCGCTTAAAAAGTGCCACTTCCGAGGCGAAAAAAGCTGCGATTGAGCAGCAGCGGGATGAAAACCGAAAGCAGTTTGCACTTAGAACGGCACAGTTTATTGCCAACCACCCTAAAAGTTCATTCAGCGTGTATCTGGTTGGGCTGGAAGGTGAATACCAGGAGAAAAGCCGCTTGTACGCCATGCTTCACGAATCGGCAAAACAGACCCGTGCCGGGAAGAGAATTGCCGGACTATTAAGTGTTATGGCCAACAGCCAGATCGGGACGCAGGTAAAAGATTTTGTACAGGCGGATACTGCCGGTAAGCCGGTAAGCTTCAGCGAGTTTAAAGGCAAGTACGTGCTGGTGGACTTTTGGGCGAGCTGGTGCATGCCCTGCCGTGCAGAAAACCCGAGTGTACTGAAAGCCTATAATACTTTTAAAGAAAAAGGCTTCACTGTTCTGGGGATTTCACTGGACGACAAAGCGGCCAACTGGAAAAAGGCTATACGGGACGACAAAATGCCCTGGACACAGCTGTCGGACCTGAAAGGCTGGGACAATGAGGTGTCGGTATTTTTTGGTATCCGGGCCATCCCCAGCAATTTACTGGTAGATCCGTCAGGAAAAATCGTAGCGAAGGACTTAAGGGGAGAGATGCTGGAAAATAAGCTGAGGGAACTGCTGGATTGA
- a CDS encoding RagB/SusD family nutrient uptake outer membrane protein: MKTRSFNKNIFNAGYLLIMLGILASCKKLVELPGNPPSFINREQQFADSASVMSVVAGVYTYNQSKGFGYSDANFTIATGLSADELSTTLSSSDRPQFYNYSLTPLNGSIIGLWQYPYQALYKVNDVLEGISDNNKLSASLVNQLTGEMKVLRALYYFNLVNIFGGVPLVTSTDYRVNARLPRASVDAVYAQITADLNDALNRLSPDYPSEARYRPNLYTAKALLAKVYLYQGKWQAAYDEADDVVGSNVYRLSEVPLNAVFLDGSEEAIWQIPAKNSYQQTAEAQNFIPSGATTPRYLVTPFLLNKFEAGDQRRQRWVGTTVVNGNPLSYPAKYRNRQATNLPLEGYMILRLAEVLLIRAEAAARLNNLANALSDVDIIRERAGLEASTADVTSQDAVLNAIMHERQVELCFEWGNRWFDLKRNVTPSTSAATVLNVVKAGYTPAAALYPVPQAQRDLNTSLDQNDGYR, from the coding sequence ATGAAAACAAGGTCATTTAATAAAAATATATTTAACGCAGGTTATTTGCTGATCATGTTAGGCATACTTGCGTCCTGTAAAAAACTGGTCGAGTTACCGGGTAACCCGCCATCTTTTATTAACAGGGAACAGCAATTTGCAGACAGCGCCTCAGTGATGTCGGTCGTAGCCGGCGTGTATACCTATAACCAGTCGAAAGGCTTTGGCTACAGCGATGCCAACTTTACCATAGCGACAGGACTTTCCGCCGATGAGCTGTCGACCACCCTCAGTTCTTCAGACAGGCCACAGTTCTATAACTATTCCCTTACCCCCTTAAACGGAAGCATTATTGGCTTGTGGCAATATCCCTATCAGGCCCTTTACAAGGTGAACGATGTGCTGGAAGGAATTTCTGACAATAATAAGCTCTCGGCCTCCCTCGTAAATCAGCTAACAGGAGAGATGAAGGTGCTGAGGGCATTGTACTACTTTAACCTGGTCAATATTTTCGGCGGGGTGCCCCTGGTCACGTCGACCGACTACCGCGTAAACGCACGTTTGCCCAGGGCTTCCGTGGATGCGGTGTATGCACAGATCACGGCCGATCTGAATGACGCGCTCAACAGGCTGTCGCCCGATTACCCCTCAGAGGCAAGGTACCGGCCGAACCTGTATACCGCGAAAGCTTTACTAGCCAAAGTATACCTGTACCAGGGCAAATGGCAGGCGGCGTATGATGAGGCCGATGATGTTGTCGGCTCGAATGTTTACCGCCTGAGCGAGGTTCCTTTAAACGCAGTGTTTCTTGACGGAAGTGAAGAAGCCATATGGCAGATACCAGCGAAAAACTCCTATCAGCAGACCGCCGAGGCGCAGAACTTCATCCCTTCCGGTGCAACAACGCCAAGGTATCTGGTGACGCCTTTTCTTTTGAACAAGTTTGAGGCAGGAGACCAGCGCCGGCAGCGCTGGGTGGGTACCACGGTCGTTAACGGTAACCCGCTCAGCTATCCCGCCAAGTATCGTAACCGACAGGCAACCAATCTGCCGCTCGAAGGATACATGATCTTGAGGCTGGCCGAAGTGCTGCTGATCCGGGCCGAAGCCGCTGCCCGTCTGAACAACCTCGCCAACGCTTTATCAGATGTTGATATCATCCGCGAGCGCGCGGGTCTGGAAGCCAGCACGGCAGATGTGACCTCACAGGATGCGGTATTAAATGCCATAATGCATGAACGCCAGGTGGAGTTGTGTTTTGAATGGGGAAACCGCTGGTTTGATCTGAAACGTAACGTGACACCGTCGACCTCAGCCGCAACTGTACTGAACGTCGTGAAGGCCGGTTACACCCCAGCGGCAGCCTTGTACCCGGTGCCCCAGGCTCAGCGGGACCTTAACACCTCCCTCGACCAAAACGACGGATACCGCTAA
- a CDS encoding FecR domain-containing protein → MLKEPFYISRLIAGYLKGELSEEQAAELNAWIAASPENSRYLSEQFGTEERLRDLLVQYNAFDEDAVWNKTLQKLETKKRYPFSYKIIAAAMLLIVGSVALLWFSWNTREREIAGISRSKDIPAGTNGATLTLGDGRHISLSDALEGKLAEESGTSIVKATDGQVLYQAKGIEAQGGEQSFNTLTTSKGQQYQLILPDQTKVWLNAGSSIRFPASFAGLKVRKVEITGEVYFEVAKTAQRVPFLVSSKNQTVEVLGTHFNINAYDDEPVIKTTLLEGSVNVLSLQKARLRPGEQSALTPAGKIQVNAVNTAGVVAWKNGDFVLRDTDFDVLMRKIARWYNVEIVYTPSAPSNLKLVGVVSRSKNISAILKVIEATGEVHFEIEGRRVTVTK, encoded by the coding sequence ATGCTAAAAGAACCATTTTATATTTCAAGGCTTATCGCCGGCTACCTAAAGGGAGAACTGAGCGAAGAACAGGCGGCTGAATTGAACGCATGGATCGCTGCTTCCCCTGAAAACAGCAGGTATCTCAGCGAGCAGTTCGGTACTGAGGAGCGGCTGCGGGATTTGCTGGTTCAGTATAATGCTTTTGATGAGGATGCCGTATGGAACAAGACGCTCCAGAAGCTTGAAACCAAAAAGCGTTATCCTTTCTCCTATAAGATCATTGCCGCAGCTATGCTATTGATCGTTGGATCGGTTGCGCTGCTATGGTTTAGCTGGAATACGAGGGAAAGGGAAATTGCAGGTATAAGCCGTTCGAAAGACATACCGGCCGGGACAAATGGCGCTACCTTAACCCTGGGTGACGGTCGGCACATCAGCCTTTCTGATGCCCTGGAAGGTAAGCTTGCAGAAGAATCCGGGACGAGCATTGTTAAGGCCACGGATGGTCAGGTATTGTACCAGGCCAAGGGAATTGAAGCGCAGGGCGGGGAGCAATCTTTTAATACGCTGACTACATCCAAAGGACAGCAGTATCAGCTGATCCTGCCCGATCAGACTAAAGTGTGGCTGAATGCAGGTTCGTCTATCAGATTTCCAGCCTCCTTTGCGGGACTGAAAGTCCGTAAAGTGGAGATCACCGGTGAGGTTTATTTTGAGGTTGCGAAAACTGCACAACGTGTGCCATTCCTGGTGTCCTCTAAAAATCAGACGGTAGAAGTGCTGGGTACCCATTTTAACATTAACGCCTATGATGACGAGCCGGTCATTAAAACCACCTTGCTGGAGGGCAGCGTGAACGTATTGTCGTTACAGAAGGCCAGGCTGCGGCCCGGTGAGCAGTCGGCCCTAACCCCCGCTGGTAAGATCCAGGTAAATGCTGTAAATACCGCAGGTGTTGTTGCCTGGAAGAACGGTGATTTTGTGCTGAGGGATACTGATTTCGATGTTTTGATGCGGAAGATCGCAAGATGGTATAACGTGGAAATCGTTTACACGCCGTCTGCCCCCTCAAACCTGAAACTGGTAGGCGTGGTTTCCAGGTCTAAAAATATATCTGCCATATTAAAAGTCATAGAAGCAACAGGGGAAGTTCACTTTGAGATAGAAGGAAGGAGGGTTACTGTGACGAAATAG
- a CDS encoding alpha-ketoglutarate-dependent dioxygenase AlkB family protein encodes MNLFAETELFDGGIEKYTDFQLPDTELRLWQHFFEKQEADKYYNTLLKESPWQQRSRKMYDKIVADPRLTAYYGGENGHPWTPMLLEIKATIEKITEISFDRVLLNLYRDGKDSVAWHSDNLPADGKHHHIASVTFGDTRVFKVRHKYKKEIRQLDIPLTHGSLLLMGETMQEYYEHHVPKTARAIGPRINLTFRISESI; translated from the coding sequence ATGAACCTTTTTGCAGAGACCGAACTGTTTGACGGAGGCATAGAGAAGTATACCGACTTCCAATTGCCGGATACCGAATTACGGCTATGGCAGCATTTTTTCGAAAAGCAGGAAGCAGATAAATATTACAATACCCTACTCAAAGAATCCCCCTGGCAGCAGCGCTCCAGGAAGATGTACGACAAGATCGTTGCCGATCCAAGACTGACCGCATACTATGGAGGAGAAAACGGCCACCCCTGGACACCGATGTTACTGGAAATTAAAGCGACGATTGAAAAGATCACGGAGATCAGCTTTGACCGCGTACTGCTAAACCTCTATCGCGACGGCAAAGATTCCGTAGCCTGGCATAGCGACAACCTCCCGGCAGACGGCAAGCACCACCACATCGCTTCCGTAACCTTCGGCGATACCAGAGTTTTCAAAGTGCGCCATAAATACAAAAAAGAGATCAGGCAGCTAGACATCCCGTTAACCCACGGAAGCTTGCTGCTCATGGGCGAAACCATGCAGGAATACTACGAACACCACGTCCCCAAAACAGCCAGAGCCATTGGGCCAAGGATTAATTTGACGTTTAGGATATCGGAGTCTATTTAA
- a CDS encoding GreA/GreB family elongation factor — protein MTTINEMNESPVILTKGMYDLLKDHIRRKKLSKLNEAELEAQLRKATQVVTRDLPPDVVAIGTMVTVQDTTTGEQEVFKFLAPDRARKKNGTVSILSPMGLAMVGYPEGATVQWEFEGRMKTYEIVSVSRI, from the coding sequence ATGACAACTATAAATGAGATGAATGAATCTCCTGTAATACTTACTAAGGGAATGTACGACTTATTGAAAGATCACATCAGACGAAAGAAGCTGAGTAAGCTTAACGAAGCGGAACTTGAGGCGCAGTTGAGGAAGGCCACTCAGGTGGTGACAAGGGATCTGCCTCCGGATGTGGTGGCGATTGGAACGATGGTTACGGTGCAGGATACGACTACAGGGGAGCAGGAGGTGTTCAAATTTCTTGCTCCGGACCGTGCGAGGAAGAAGAATGGTACGGTTTCTATCCTGTCTCCAATGGGCCTTGCTATGGTGGGCTACCCGGAGGGGGCAACGGTGCAATGGGAGTTTGAAGGCAGAATGAAGACTTATGAAATCGTAAGTGTTTCGAGGATTTAG
- a CDS encoding helix-turn-helix transcriptional regulator: MQGDKDISTQEDFSPEDLRKLAERIKSLRLKANYKSYEAFAYDHGISRSQWGRYEKGMNLKYITLVKIVKAFDMTLEEFFSEGFEE, translated from the coding sequence ATGCAAGGTGACAAAGATATCTCAACCCAAGAAGACTTCAGTCCGGAGGATCTCAGGAAATTGGCCGAGAGAATTAAAAGTCTTCGTCTCAAAGCAAACTACAAAAGCTACGAGGCATTCGCTTATGACCATGGGATCTCCCGCTCGCAATGGGGGCGTTACGAAAAAGGTATGAACCTTAAATACATTACACTGGTGAAGATTGTCAAGGCCTTTGATATGACCCTGGAAGAGTTTTTTTCAGAGGGGTTTGAGGAGTAG
- a CDS encoding bleomycin resistance protein has product MIKSVCPKLPMRDKAATLDYYVNQLGFAVLGDADYPEYLMVGRDGVELHFFLFRELNPTENYGQVYLRCVGISEFYQALVDRGVAIHPNGSLMRKPWGQVEFSLLDPDHNLLTFGEAF; this is encoded by the coding sequence ATGATAAAATCTGTTTGCCCTAAACTTCCGATGCGCGACAAGGCTGCGACATTGGATTATTATGTAAATCAACTTGGGTTTGCGGTTCTGGGTGACGCAGACTATCCTGAGTACCTGATGGTAGGCAGGGATGGGGTCGAGCTTCATTTTTTTCTATTCAGGGAGTTAAATCCAACGGAAAACTACGGGCAGGTGTATCTCCGGTGTGTGGGTATCAGCGAGTTTTATCAGGCGTTGGTAGATCGGGGCGTAGCGATACATCCGAATGGTTCCCTGATGCGTAAGCCCTGGGGGCAGGTAGAGTTTTCTTTGCTGGACCCGGATCATAACCTGTTGACTTTTGGGGAAGCTTTCTAA
- a CDS encoding RNA polymerase sigma factor — MMAWQGQKNWTESLRSGDHSALSFCFKLHARSLGFFANRLINDPLEAEDVVAECFAKLWERRRDFKTEENIKAFLYISCRNACLDVIRRAKVKTRAQKAYSDAQEGGENTILNHMITAEVLAILDEEIEMLPDNYKEVFKLIYFDLKKTEEIADRLGLSEQTVRNYKTRAVNLLKTAMLKRGISSMGIVALLLFIESR; from the coding sequence ATGATGGCATGGCAGGGGCAAAAGAACTGGACAGAATCTCTACGTAGTGGTGATCATTCGGCCTTGTCTTTTTGTTTTAAGCTTCATGCAAGGTCGCTCGGCTTTTTTGCTAACCGTCTTATTAACGATCCGCTGGAGGCTGAAGATGTTGTAGCGGAGTGTTTCGCGAAGCTTTGGGAGCGAAGAAGGGATTTTAAAACGGAGGAAAACATCAAAGCTTTTCTCTATATCAGCTGCCGAAATGCCTGTCTGGACGTTATACGTCGCGCTAAGGTGAAAACCCGTGCGCAAAAAGCGTATTCCGATGCGCAGGAGGGAGGGGAAAACACGATTTTAAATCACATGATTACGGCGGAGGTCCTCGCGATACTGGACGAGGAGATCGAGATGCTGCCGGATAACTATAAGGAAGTTTTTAAGCTGATTTATTTTGATCTCAAAAAGACAGAGGAGATTGCAGATCGGCTGGGCCTGTCTGAGCAAACGGTGCGAAATTATAAAACCAGGGCGGTAAATCTGCTCAAAACGGCAATGCTGAAAAGGGGCATTTCATCAATGGGCATAGTAGCCCTGCTTCTTTTTATTGAAAGCCGCTAA
- a CDS encoding SusC/RagA family TonB-linked outer membrane protein, whose translation MYKIYTNNRAVPKRYAAKILLIMRLTTVLLLFTFMQVAAASYGQRISLKGKDLSLEQVFNAIRQQSGYDFVVKENLLRNARPVSLNIHDASVQDALSACLENQPFTYVLLEKTIVIKKKEPSIFEKVSAIFANIDVRGRIVDRDGKPLAGANISVVGEAKGTKTSSNGTFYLGGVNEKAEIEISYVGYLTRRVVVRPELGDIALELIESKLNEVQVIAYGNEEKRFSVGSVASVNASEIEKQPVTNPLLALQGRVAGLAVNGTNGVPGSTALVQVRGQNTLGTTLQVKPYDQPLFIIDGVPFAQQNVNINQLNSLATAQSFTGGISQATGISPFNSINPNDIESITILKDAAATSIYGSQGANGVVLITTKRGKSGQTSLDVNLNTQFNYVARPVEMLNTQQYLQLRREAFAADEITPSGDPDDYMGYAPDLTLFDQNKYTDWQKIIRGRTTNNTDFHATVSGGTASNTYLVAAGYTRSNYNYPGDFSDQRFTLHSALHSGSANNRLSLDLVTDYGYDQNNSAAYGGNQNIVLAPNLPDLKDASGNLIWNYKGYSLDGQNFYAGLLRPVYLQNYNFNTALNVSYKVLTGLTLGANIGFNRSSTVERSENPASSQEPTWAEPSAAFGDNVAQTINVEPQLNYTLPLGKGVLTALLGGTYKKVSSDAYRVEGYGYSSDYFLRTIVGATTTYPSETLNLLRYSAGFARLKYVHDEKYIVEVSGRRDGSSNFGPGRQFGNFASVGAGWIFSEESLFDTFPILTYGKLSGSYGTSGGDASRAYSYQALYQNLSSVPAFQDIKQAYAYNLYNPDFSWATKKSLNLALDLGFIDNRVVLNATYYRNREGNQLVDMPLAAQSGFTRVFGNLDAVVQNKGWEFTTTTANVKGRHFTWSTTFNLTLNRNKLLEFPNLESSAYANKYIVGQPVSTIIGYKYKGVNPETGLYEFYDRNGEVTSSPKSGRIANGGDQVPIGNMEVKYMGGFGNNFTYGDFGLYVFCQFSSSNAPNYLAGLYYSDFPGSQVNQPAEILGNYWKNPNDQVTIQRLGSSFYSGSLSTIPPFTQSDGIYSNNTYLRVKTVALSYALPDNFLKKMHVRGGSIYINAQNLFTITNYKAGDPEQPGTYTAFPIQRIVAFGMNFKF comes from the coding sequence ATGTATAAAATTTACACCAACAACCGTGCGGTGCCTAAACGCTATGCCGCTAAAATTCTGCTTATTATGCGACTAACCACCGTATTATTGCTATTCACCTTTATGCAGGTCGCGGCTGCCAGTTACGGGCAGAGGATCTCGCTGAAAGGAAAAGATTTGTCGCTTGAACAGGTCTTCAACGCGATCCGGCAGCAAAGCGGGTACGATTTTGTCGTGAAGGAGAACCTGCTGCGGAACGCCAGGCCGGTTAGCCTGAACATCCACGACGCCAGTGTTCAGGACGCTTTAAGTGCCTGCCTGGAAAACCAGCCGTTTACCTATGTACTTCTCGAAAAAACGATCGTCATTAAAAAGAAGGAGCCTTCCATTTTTGAGAAGGTGAGCGCCATTTTTGCAAATATTGATGTGCGCGGCCGTATTGTAGACCGGGACGGTAAGCCTCTTGCAGGCGCCAACATCTCGGTAGTAGGAGAAGCTAAGGGCACGAAGACCAGCTCAAACGGAACCTTTTATCTGGGCGGAGTGAATGAAAAAGCTGAGATCGAAATTTCTTATGTGGGCTATCTGACCAGGAGAGTCGTTGTAAGACCAGAGCTTGGTGATATTGCCCTGGAGCTGATCGAGTCGAAACTTAACGAGGTGCAGGTTATCGCTTACGGCAACGAAGAGAAGCGCTTTAGTGTCGGCTCCGTTGCTTCAGTAAATGCCAGTGAGATCGAGAAGCAGCCGGTGACCAATCCGCTGCTTGCCTTGCAGGGCCGGGTTGCGGGACTTGCCGTGAACGGCACCAATGGTGTACCCGGTTCCACAGCGCTGGTACAGGTGCGCGGGCAGAATACGCTGGGCACTACCCTCCAGGTTAAGCCTTACGACCAGCCCCTGTTTATTATCGACGGTGTGCCTTTTGCACAGCAAAACGTGAACATCAACCAGCTTAACAGTCTGGCCACGGCACAATCCTTTACCGGCGGTATCAGTCAGGCCACAGGGATCAGTCCGTTTAACAGCATTAATCCCAACGATATTGAAAGCATCACCATCCTTAAAGATGCCGCTGCCACCTCCATCTATGGTTCGCAGGGCGCAAATGGGGTGGTTTTAATTACAACAAAGCGTGGCAAGTCCGGGCAAACCAGTCTTGACGTGAACCTCAATACGCAGTTTAACTATGTGGCCCGTCCGGTGGAAATGCTGAACACGCAGCAATATCTCCAGCTGCGGAGAGAAGCCTTTGCCGCGGATGAAATTACACCTTCCGGTGACCCGGACGATTACATGGGTTATGCCCCTGACTTAACGCTTTTCGACCAGAATAAATATACCGACTGGCAAAAGATCATCAGGGGAAGGACAACAAATAATACCGACTTCCATGCCACGGTATCTGGCGGAACTGCGTCGAACACCTACCTGGTGGCGGCAGGCTATACCCGCTCGAACTATAATTATCCGGGAGATTTTTCAGATCAGCGGTTTACTTTACACAGTGCCTTGCACAGCGGATCGGCCAATAATCGCCTTTCCCTCGACCTGGTTACCGACTATGGCTATGACCAGAACAACTCTGCCGCTTATGGCGGGAACCAGAATATCGTACTTGCTCCGAACCTACCCGATCTTAAAGATGCCTCGGGCAACCTGATCTGGAACTATAAGGGATATTCTTTGGATGGGCAGAATTTCTACGCCGGGCTTTTGCGGCCTGTATATCTTCAGAATTACAACTTTAACACGGCACTAAATGTTTCTTACAAGGTGCTGACCGGCCTGACTTTAGGTGCTAACATCGGCTTTAACCGGAGCAGTACCGTGGAGCGTTCTGAAAACCCGGCCAGTTCCCAGGAACCTACCTGGGCGGAGCCAAGTGCAGCCTTTGGCGATAACGTGGCCCAGACGATTAACGTGGAGCCGCAGCTGAATTATACCCTGCCGTTAGGTAAAGGTGTGCTGACCGCCTTACTGGGTGGTACCTACAAAAAGGTGAGCAGCGATGCCTACCGCGTGGAGGGCTACGGCTACTCGAGCGATTATTTTTTGCGGACCATTGTTGGTGCTACGACGACCTATCCTTCCGAAACGTTAAATCTGCTCAGGTACAGTGCGGGCTTTGCGCGACTTAAATACGTGCACGACGAGAAGTATATTGTGGAGGTGTCGGGCAGGAGAGACGGTTCCAGCAATTTCGGTCCGGGAAGGCAGTTCGGAAACTTTGCCTCTGTGGGTGCCGGCTGGATATTTTCGGAGGAAAGCCTGTTTGATACCTTCCCGATCCTGACCTATGGAAAGTTATCGGGAAGTTACGGAACATCGGGAGGGGACGCTTCCAGGGCTTACTCTTATCAGGCGCTTTATCAGAACTTATCTAGTGTGCCGGCATTCCAGGACATTAAACAAGCTTATGCCTATAATCTTTATAACCCGGATTTCAGCTGGGCCACCAAGAAGTCGCTGAACCTGGCGCTGGATCTTGGTTTTATCGATAACCGGGTGGTATTAAATGCTACGTATTACCGGAACAGGGAAGGCAACCAACTGGTAGATATGCCTCTAGCTGCGCAAAGCGGTTTCACCCGTGTGTTCGGAAATCTGGATGCGGTTGTGCAAAATAAGGGCTGGGAATTTACGACGACAACCGCCAATGTTAAAGGACGGCATTTTACATGGTCGACCACCTTCAATTTAACCTTAAACCGGAATAAACTGCTTGAGTTCCCGAACCTGGAGTCGTCGGCGTATGCCAATAAATATATCGTCGGACAGCCCGTCTCGACCATCATCGGCTATAAGTATAAAGGGGTAAACCCAGAAACCGGGCTCTATGAGTTTTACGATAGAAACGGAGAGGTGACCTCCAGTCCGAAATCGGGCAGGATAGCCAATGGCGGCGACCAGGTCCCGATAGGGAATATGGAAGTGAAGTATATGGGTGGTTTTGGTAATAATTTTACCTACGGAGATTTCGGCCTATATGTTTTCTGCCAGTTCTCCAGCAGCAATGCGCCGAATTATCTTGCAGGGCTTTATTACAGTGACTTCCCGGGTTCGCAGGTGAACCAACCCGCAGAAATATTGGGCAATTACTGGAAAAATCCCAACGATCAGGTCACCATACAGCGGTTAGGCAGCAGCTTTTACTCCGGTTCACTGAGTACGATTCCGCCCTTTACGCAGTCGGACGGCATATACAGCAACAATACCTATCTGCGCGTAAAAACGGTCGCCTTGTCGTATGCCCTACCGGACAATTTTCTGAAGAAAATGCATGTGCGCGGCGGCAGTATTTATATAAACGCACAGAACCTGTTTACGATTACGAATTATAAGGCGGGCGATCCTGAACAGCCGGGCACGTATACAGCCTTCCCGATTCAACGGATCGTCGCATTTGGTATGAACTTTAAATTTTAA